A part of Microcoleus sp. AS-A8 genomic DNA contains:
- a CDS encoding PAS domain-containing sensor histidine kinase: protein MSQKREGKTWAMVAKRSRSVPKGSVPKGSMVEEHTGFGIATNALAADYQAWRQQFLWKRLRIALWVGMSFIFTMVIFFLWAALEDLAEQKPFKTSYFLSSAAVASCLITCYGLHKTPLGRRYPGAMFLAFSWSLTVVTQTTVALYRVPILLKPLWMIVFIIQATLIPVRWRLHVTSQFIAYICYLVVNAALGLSAYDRLLDYVAGILPLFWVCVACDLSVYLYERLQQAEFSARRELELAYQRVEAAEAKYRSIFENALEGIFQSSPQGGYITANPALARIYGFNSPEELIESLTDIQHQLFVDPNCYSECMKLMQNKGVVSEFEVQVYRKDGNVIWININAREVRDEQNSLLYYEGLVEDITARKLSEEALRVFFHAVSHDLRNPVTGTLMVLKNLEQQSGDKIELPRRILERMIQSGDRQLNLINTLLEAQVNEVKGMVIHCQPLQLYPFSQEVVADLEPILTKNQATLSNLIPTDLPQINADPTQLWRVFENLISNALNHNPPGLTLQLKAKIEGTLVVSSIEDDGVGMAPEECEHLFDLYRRGSSIKRSLGFGLGLYICRQIITAHGGKIGVVSHPGTGAKFWFTLPITSSSHQTY, encoded by the coding sequence ATGAGCCAGAAACGGGAGGGCAAGACATGGGCGATGGTCGCCAAGCGTTCGCGTAGCGTCCCGAAGGGAAGCGTCCCGAAGGGAAGCATGGTCGAAGAGCATACCGGCTTCGGCATCGCAACGAATGCCCTTGCCGCCGACTATCAAGCATGGCGACAGCAGTTCCTCTGGAAGCGCCTGCGGATTGCCTTGTGGGTGGGGATGTCCTTTATTTTCACAATGGTGATCTTTTTCCTTTGGGCAGCTCTTGAAGATTTAGCAGAGCAAAAACCCTTCAAAACATCTTATTTCTTGAGCAGTGCCGCTGTAGCCTCTTGCCTCATCACCTGCTATGGGTTGCACAAAACGCCCCTAGGTCGTCGTTACCCAGGAGCAATGTTTCTGGCTTTTTCCTGGTCGTTAACAGTCGTTACTCAAACTACAGTCGCCCTATACCGTGTTCCCATACTGCTGAAGCCCCTCTGGATGATTGTATTCATTATCCAGGCGACCCTAATTCCGGTGCGTTGGCGGCTTCATGTCACCTCTCAATTCATTGCTTACATCTGCTATTTGGTGGTGAATGCAGCACTGGGTTTGTCAGCCTATGACCGCTTGCTGGATTACGTTGCAGGCATTTTACCTCTGTTCTGGGTCTGTGTGGCCTGTGACTTATCAGTCTACTTATACGAACGCTTGCAACAAGCTGAATTTTCCGCTCGTAGAGAATTGGAGCTCGCCTATCAACGAGTAGAGGCGGCTGAGGCGAAATACCGCAGTATCTTTGAGAATGCACTCGAAGGCATTTTTCAGAGTTCTCCTCAAGGTGGTTATATTACAGCAAATCCTGCACTGGCACGAATCTATGGCTTCAATTCACCAGAGGAATTAATCGAATCTCTTACAGATATTCAACACCAATTGTTTGTTGACCCCAACTGTTATTCCGAGTGCATGAAATTAATGCAGAATAAAGGTGTGGTGTCGGAATTTGAGGTACAGGTCTATCGTAAAGACGGTAATGTAATTTGGATTAATATAAATGCACGAGAGGTAAGGGATGAGCAGAATAGCCTGCTGTACTATGAAGGTTTAGTTGAAGATATTACCGCTCGCAAACTTTCAGAAGAAGCCCTACGAGTTTTTTTTCACGCCGTTTCTCATGACCTGCGTAACCCCGTAACGGGAACATTAATGGTGCTGAAGAACTTAGAGCAGCAGTCCGGGGACAAGATTGAACTGCCTCGTCGGATTTTAGAACGGATGATCCAAAGTGGCGATCGCCAACTCAACTTAATTAACACCCTCCTAGAAGCCCAAGTCAATGAAGTCAAAGGCATGGTCATTCACTGCCAACCCCTACAACTGTACCCCTTTAGTCAGGAAGTTGTTGCTGACTTGGAACCCATACTCACCAAAAATCAAGCCACTCTGAGCAATTTAATTCCAACCGATTTACCCCAAATCAATGCCGATCCAACACAACTGTGGCGCGTCTTTGAAAATTTGATTTCCAATGCGTTAAATCACAATCCACCGGGACTGACATTGCAGCTAAAAGCCAAAATTGAAGGGACTCTGGTTGTTTCTAGTATTGAGGATGATGGGGTGGGGATGGCTCCAGAAGAATGTGAACACCTGTTCGATTTGTATCGTCGAGGTTCCTCAATTAAGCGATCGCTTGGTTTTGGCTTAGGACTCTACATTTGTCGTCAAATCATTACTGCTCATGGAGGAAAGATTGGAGTGGTGAGTCATCCCGGTACAGGAGCAAAATTCTGGTTTACGCTACCGATTACATCCTCTTCCCATCAGACCTATTAA
- a CDS encoding adenylate kinase, producing MQKVAVFGNTGGGKSTLSKRLSQITGLPLHVLDKIQYQPGGESIPHEDYKRVHQQILVTDRWIIDGFGCMETLWLRLNEADSLVFIDLPLYVHFWWVTKRLITGYVSPPDGWPQNSPILRSSLTSYRVLWLCHKYLTPKYREYIEQSQSIKTVYHIRSTKQISEFFELIENETKFAERER from the coding sequence ATGCAAAAAGTAGCGGTGTTTGGTAATACTGGAGGCGGTAAATCGACTCTAAGCAAGAGATTATCCCAAATCACTGGTTTGCCACTTCACGTCTTGGACAAGATTCAATATCAACCAGGGGGTGAGTCAATTCCACATGAAGACTATAAGCGCGTCCATCAGCAAATTTTAGTTACTGATCGATGGATTATTGACGGGTTTGGTTGCATGGAAACCCTCTGGCTACGACTGAACGAGGCGGATAGTCTGGTTTTTATTGATCTACCGCTATATGTGCATTTCTGGTGGGTAACTAAACGACTCATCACAGGTTACGTTTCTCCGCCAGATGGCTGGCCCCAAAATAGTCCAATATTGAGGAGTTCGCTGACTAGCTACCGCGTGCTTTGGTTATGTCACAAATATTTGACCCCAAAATATCGTGAGTATATCGAGCAATCTCAAAGCATCAAAACTGTTTATCACATTCGCTCGACTAAACAGATTTCGGAATTTTTTGAATTAATTGAAAATGAGACTAAGTTTGCCGAACGGGAACGCTAA
- the cobW gene encoding cobalamin biosynthesis protein CobW — protein MGAKIPVTVVTGFLGSGKTTLLRHLLQNNQGRRIAVVVNEFGEVGIDGELLRSCQVCDDEEETASNIVELTNGCLCCTVQEEFLPTMQELLKRREQIDCLLIETSGLALPKPLVQAFRWPEIRTGATVDGVITVVDCEAIASGTLVGDLDALQSQREADPNLEHETPIEELFEDQLACADLVLLTKSDRVDAETQAKVQEWLRQQLPQGVKVVPCRNGEINPELLLGFNAAVEDNLDARPSHHDTEEEHEHDDDINSVHVILDQAFEPNVLTAKLKQLVQEQEIYRIKGFVAVPNKPMRMVVQGVGDRLEHFFDRPWQATEPRQTRLVLIGRALNQSQIEKVLCSV, from the coding sequence ATGGGTGCCAAAATTCCCGTTACGGTTGTCACTGGCTTTCTAGGGAGTGGCAAAACGACATTGCTGCGCCACTTACTCCAAAACAACCAGGGACGACGGATTGCTGTGGTTGTCAATGAGTTTGGCGAAGTGGGGATTGATGGAGAACTCTTGCGTTCTTGTCAAGTATGCGACGACGAAGAAGAGACAGCTAGCAACATTGTGGAATTAACCAATGGTTGCCTGTGTTGCACGGTTCAGGAAGAGTTTCTCCCCACGATGCAAGAACTCTTGAAGCGTCGCGAACAGATTGACTGTTTGTTGATTGAGACTTCTGGGTTAGCCTTGCCTAAGCCCTTAGTTCAAGCGTTCCGTTGGCCTGAGATTCGCACGGGTGCTACGGTAGACGGTGTTATTACCGTTGTAGATTGTGAAGCGATCGCATCGGGTACCCTGGTTGGTGACCTCGATGCCTTACAATCACAACGCGAGGCTGACCCTAATTTAGAGCATGAAACGCCGATTGAGGAACTGTTTGAAGACCAGTTAGCTTGTGCAGATTTGGTGTTGCTGACAAAGAGCGATCGCGTGGATGCCGAGACTCAAGCTAAGGTACAGGAATGGTTGCGGCAGCAGTTGCCTCAAGGGGTGAAGGTAGTTCCTTGCCGTAATGGTGAGATTAACCCTGAGTTATTGTTAGGATTCAATGCGGCGGTAGAAGATAACTTAGATGCTCGTCCCAGCCACCACGACACGGAGGAAGAGCACGAGCATGATGATGATATCAATTCGGTTCACGTCATTTTAGACCAAGCCTTTGAGCCAAATGTGCTAACTGCAAAGTTAAAACAGTTGGTGCAAGAGCAAGAAATTTACCGAATTAAAGGGTTTGTGGCGGTTCCCAACAAGCCGATGCGGATGGTGGTGCAAGGAGTAGGCGATCGCTTAGAGCATTTCTTTGACCGTCCTTGGCAAGCAACAGAACCACGTCAAACTCGTTTGGTGTTGATTGGTCGTGCGCTTAACCAGTCGCAAATTGAAAAAGTTTTGTGTTCGGTTTGA
- the argB gene encoding acetylglutamate kinase — protein sequence MSHDSNYIRQAEATRVRVLSEALPYIQEFTGRTVVVKYGGAAMKDGSLKDKVIRDVVFLACVGLRPVVVHGGGPEINSWLGKLGIEPQFKNGLRVTDAATMDVVEMVLVGRVNKELVSLINRAGCKAVGLCGKDANLIKARPEGHEGIGFVGEVSSVDIKLLESLVNSGYIPVVSSVAADDTGQAYNINADTVAGEIAAALGAEKLILLTDTSGILKDYKDPSTLIAKLDIQEARALIDTGIVAGGMIPKVTCCVRSLAQGVRAAHIIDGRIPHALLLEIFTDEGIGSMIVASEFMRTASVV from the coding sequence ATGAGTCACGATAGCAATTACATTAGGCAAGCTGAAGCCACCCGTGTGCGGGTGCTGAGTGAAGCACTACCCTACATCCAAGAATTTACGGGTCGAACCGTCGTCGTTAAGTACGGAGGGGCGGCAATGAAAGACGGTTCCCTCAAAGACAAAGTGATCCGCGATGTAGTCTTTCTAGCCTGCGTCGGCTTGCGACCAGTCGTCGTTCACGGTGGGGGGCCAGAAATCAATAGTTGGTTAGGGAAACTGGGTATTGAGCCACAATTTAAAAATGGTCTGCGCGTGACCGATGCTGCCACGATGGATGTGGTGGAGATGGTGTTAGTGGGTCGGGTGAATAAAGAATTGGTTTCTCTGATTAACCGTGCCGGTTGTAAAGCAGTAGGGCTTTGTGGCAAAGATGCCAACCTAATCAAAGCCCGTCCAGAGGGTCACGAGGGCATTGGGTTCGTTGGGGAAGTCAGTAGTGTAGATATTAAGCTTTTAGAGTCTTTAGTGAATAGTGGCTATATTCCAGTCGTGTCGAGTGTTGCCGCAGATGATACCGGCCAAGCCTACAATATCAATGCTGACACGGTTGCGGGTGAAATCGCTGCCGCTTTGGGGGCAGAAAAGTTAATTTTGCTCACCGATACTTCGGGAATTTTAAAGGATTACAAAGACCCATCGACCCTGATTGCCAAGCTGGATATTCAAGAAGCGCGTGCCTTGATTGACACAGGTATTGTTGCCGGTGGGATGATTCCTAAGGTAACGTGTTGTGTGCGATCGCTAGCTCAAGGCGTTCGAGCCGCTCACATTATTGATGGTCGCATTCCCCATGCCCTGCTTTTGGAAATCTTCACCGATGAGGGGATTGGCTCAATGATTGTGGCATCGGAATTTATGCGTACTGCAAGTGTCGTTTAG
- the pgmB gene encoding beta-phosphoglucomutase, translated as MTQHKEQNCHNTYTDWAVIETQFDPAQLHYKETVFTVGNGYLGTRGSFEEGYRGAMGATLIHGVYDDVPVVHTELANCPDWLPLVVIINGDRFRLDQGEILSYRRQLDVRRGVLSRDVRWRSESGYTVDIHLERFASLVDQHVLALRCQVTALNFEGKVEIQASINGYPDNQGVMHWEWLNQGDVTTDEGDHAAWIHLRTRNTGIELGMATRVTVSDANASVRVSGCQGYPSLAATFPVQSGQTVTLEKLVTVFTSREEKAPAQAAVDKIKQQPNYATLLSAQEAAWEEVWQSSDVVIEGDTKAQLAIRYNLFQLLISAPRHDDTVSIPAKTLSGFAYRGHVFWDTEIFIQPFMIFTQPDLARNLLTYRYHTLNGARRKAKDSGYKGAMFAWESAGTGDEVTPRWVPPADDSEELVRIWCGDRELHINTDVAYAVWQYWQATGDDAWMRDYGAELVLDTAVYWGSRVEWNPKQEHYEIREVIGTDEYHEHVSNNTFTNRMVQWHLEKALVVLDWLHNQYPEQGATLEGKLQVTLERQARWRDIISNIWIPYDPETGIIEQCEGFFKLEDINLADYEPRTKSMQTILGIEGASKRQVLKQPDVLMLLYLLRETPGIFSDLRTLQANWDYYAPRTDITYGSSLGPAIHAALASYLNQPEEAYERFMQAALVDLEDTRRNAKEGIHAASAGGVWQALVFGFAGIRINDAYPQAKPHLPKGWTRLKFKLQWRGEWYEFDLRSEEVKEELGEMEDNTNGKSADHKPDIQGVIFDLDGVLTETAEYHYRGWQRLADEEGIPFNREANEAMRGLSRRDSLLLMLNGQSRTEEQLEEMMERKNRYYLESIKDISPADLLPGAVELLDELRAAGIKVGIGSASKNAQEVIQRLGISDRVDTISDGFSVTRSKPAPDLFLHAADQLGLAPEHCVVVEDAASGVEAALAAGMLAVGLGPVERVGVAHVVLPSLEGVQWADLLAKLSHVERSLHAPVR; from the coding sequence ATGACTCAGCACAAAGAACAAAATTGCCATAATACTTATACTGACTGGGCTGTCATTGAAACCCAGTTTGACCCAGCTCAGTTGCATTATAAGGAAACGGTTTTCACTGTAGGAAACGGCTACCTGGGTACGCGGGGCAGCTTTGAGGAAGGCTATCGGGGTGCGATGGGAGCTACCTTGATTCACGGCGTCTATGATGATGTTCCGGTTGTCCATACTGAACTGGCGAACTGCCCTGATTGGTTACCGTTAGTGGTGATCATCAATGGCGATCGCTTCCGCCTCGATCAGGGCGAGATACTCAGCTATAGGCGTCAGCTTGATGTGCGGCGAGGTGTATTGAGTCGCGATGTACGATGGCGTAGTGAATCGGGTTACACCGTAGACATCCATCTCGAACGCTTTGCCAGCTTAGTTGATCAGCATGTGTTGGCGCTGCGCTGCCAGGTAACCGCCCTCAATTTTGAGGGAAAGGTTGAAATTCAAGCGAGTATCAACGGTTACCCCGACAATCAGGGCGTTATGCACTGGGAATGGCTCAACCAGGGCGATGTCACCACAGACGAGGGTGATCACGCCGCCTGGATACACCTTCGCACGCGAAACACGGGTATTGAGTTGGGGATGGCAACTCGCGTCACCGTATCGGATGCGAATGCCTCCGTGCGCGTCAGTGGGTGCCAGGGTTATCCGAGTTTGGCGGCGACATTCCCCGTTCAGTCTGGACAGACGGTGACGTTGGAGAAGCTGGTAACTGTGTTTACCTCACGGGAAGAAAAAGCTCCTGCCCAGGCAGCGGTAGATAAGATTAAACAGCAGCCCAACTATGCAACCCTGCTGTCCGCTCAGGAAGCTGCTTGGGAAGAGGTATGGCAATCCAGCGATGTGGTGATTGAGGGGGATACCAAAGCCCAACTGGCGATTCGTTATAACCTGTTCCAGTTGTTAATTAGTGCGCCGCGTCATGATGATACGGTGAGCATCCCTGCTAAAACGCTTTCTGGTTTTGCCTATCGCGGTCACGTTTTTTGGGATACGGAAATCTTTATCCAGCCCTTCATGATTTTCACCCAACCCGATTTGGCTCGCAATTTGCTGACCTATCGCTACCATACCCTGAACGGAGCACGGCGCAAGGCGAAAGACTCTGGTTACAAGGGGGCGATGTTTGCCTGGGAAAGTGCCGGGACGGGAGATGAGGTGACTCCGCGTTGGGTGCCACCCGCAGACGACAGTGAGGAACTGGTCAGGATTTGGTGTGGCGATCGCGAACTTCATATTAATACAGATGTGGCCTACGCAGTATGGCAATACTGGCAGGCGACGGGTGATGATGCTTGGATGCGCGATTACGGTGCCGAACTCGTTTTGGACACTGCCGTGTATTGGGGAAGCCGTGTAGAGTGGAACCCCAAGCAGGAGCATTATGAGATTCGTGAGGTGATTGGTACCGATGAGTACCATGAACATGTGAGCAACAATACCTTCACCAACCGGATGGTGCAATGGCATCTGGAAAAGGCACTGGTTGTCCTGGATTGGCTGCATAACCAATATCCTGAGCAAGGGGCAACCCTGGAAGGAAAACTCCAAGTTACCCTAGAGCGACAAGCTCGTTGGCGGGACATTATCAGCAATATCTGGATTCCCTACGACCCGGAAACTGGCATCATCGAGCAGTGTGAGGGATTTTTCAAGCTCGAAGATATCAACCTCGCTGATTATGAACCCAGAACGAAATCGATGCAGACTATCCTAGGCATCGAAGGAGCCAGCAAGCGACAAGTCCTCAAGCAGCCGGATGTGTTGATGCTCCTTTATTTACTGCGTGAGACTCCTGGCATCTTCTCAGACCTCCGGACGCTGCAAGCGAATTGGGACTATTATGCACCACGCACGGATATTACCTATGGTTCATCCCTGGGGCCAGCGATTCACGCAGCTTTAGCTTCCTACCTGAATCAACCGGAAGAAGCTTATGAGCGTTTCATGCAAGCGGCTTTGGTGGATTTGGAAGACACACGGCGCAATGCCAAAGAGGGCATTCACGCCGCATCAGCGGGTGGGGTATGGCAAGCTCTGGTCTTTGGGTTTGCGGGTATTCGGATTAACGATGCCTATCCCCAAGCTAAGCCACATCTGCCTAAAGGCTGGACACGCTTGAAGTTTAAGTTACAGTGGCGCGGAGAGTGGTATGAGTTCGATCTGCGTTCAGAAGAAGTAAAGGAGGAATTAGGAGAGATGGAAGACAATACGAATGGGAAATCTGCCGATCACAAGCCCGACATTCAGGGAGTGATTTTTGACCTCGATGGTGTACTTACGGAGACGGCGGAATACCACTACCGGGGTTGGCAGCGCTTAGCGGATGAAGAAGGTATTCCTTTTAATCGCGAGGCTAACGAGGCAATGCGAGGTTTGTCACGTCGGGATTCACTCCTTCTGATGCTGAATGGACAATCGCGCACAGAAGAACAACTCGAAGAAATGATGGAGCGCAAGAACCGCTACTATCTGGAATCGATTAAGGATATCAGTCCAGCGGACTTACTGCCGGGAGCTGTTGAGTTACTCGATGAACTGCGTGCGGCGGGGATTAAAGTGGGGATTGGTTCAGCCAGCAAAAATGCTCAAGAAGTGATTCAACGCTTGGGAATTAGCGATCGCGTCGATACTATTTCAGATGGCTTTAGTGTAACGCGCTCCAAGCCAGCACCGGATTTGTTCTTACACGCGGCGGATCAATTGGGTCTTGCACCAGAGCATTGTGTGGTGGTGGAAGATGCAGCTTCGGGTGTGGAAGCAGCTTTGGCGGCTGGGATGTTGGCAGTGGGACTTGGCCCGGTTGAGCGGGTTGGTGTGGCTCACGTTGTCTTGCCTAGCTTGGAAGGAGTACAGTGGGCAGATTTACTTGCTAAATTGAGCCATGTTGAGCGTTCTCTCCATGCACCAGTGAGATAA
- a CDS encoding sucrose synthase, with translation MCELLRAVLDGDEKADLRQLLDQLRANHRERYFLKNQILQAFEDYCNNYQKPAYFSRTSALGELIHYTHEIILEKESVWFIVRPKIASQDICRLAVDLSHFESMPVQAWLNLQDRFVSGDTTGLSDSPTGHEGTVATSGVLEIDVRPFYESFPTIRDPRNIGKGIEFLHRYLSSQLFANSKAGRDNVPSQQWLEAFLDILQHSEYEGTPLMINERINSTAQLSQQVKRALTVVGECPADEPYEQFRAKLHMLGFEPGWGNTAGRVRETLELLDRLIDSPDHGVLDAFISHIPLVFRIVLVAIHGWVNQEDSLGRPLTASQVVYVLNQARSLEQQLQEDIKLAGLDVVGVQPKVIILTRLIPNSEGTKSHERLEKIQGTENAWILRVPFPECNPNVTQNRISRFELWPYLESFAQKAETELLAEFKGRPNLIVGNYSDGNLVAFLLARRFKVTQCSIAHVLEKPRYLFSNLYWKDLEEEYHFSLQFTADLIGMNAADFIITSTYQEIVGTPEQWGQYESYKYFTMPNLYHVVDGIDLFSPKFNVVPPGVNESVFFPYTQSSERVSSETERIKALLFTHEDSQIIGHLDDTSKRPLLALAPLYPSKNLTGLVECFGQNPALQERCNLILGTGKVRPDEAKDSEERGEIEKLQQLIDQYNLHGKVRWLGLRFTTPDSGEVYRAIADCGGIFIHPARFEAFGLSILEAMVSGLPTFATQFGGPLEIIQEGQCGFHINSTDLAGMAEKLLQFIERCDQEPNYWNEISQRAIKRVRDKYTWKNHTKQLLGLAKIYGFWNYASVENREALLRYMEALFYLCYKPRAEQLLQKHMQQ, from the coding sequence ATGTGTGAACTGTTACGAGCTGTTCTTGATGGTGACGAGAAGGCCGATTTGCGCCAGTTACTGGATCAATTACGCGCCAATCATCGAGAGCGGTACTTCCTGAAAAATCAAATTTTACAAGCTTTTGAAGACTACTGCAACAACTACCAAAAACCAGCTTACTTTTCCCGCACTTCCGCTCTGGGCGAACTCATCCATTATACCCATGAAATTATTCTGGAAAAGGAGAGCGTCTGGTTCATTGTCCGGCCTAAAATTGCCTCTCAAGATATCTGTCGGCTGGCAGTAGACTTAAGCCATTTTGAATCGATGCCGGTGCAGGCGTGGCTAAACTTACAAGATCGTTTTGTATCCGGTGACACAACTGGCTTATCGGACTCTCCGACTGGACACGAAGGCACTGTCGCTACCAGTGGCGTACTCGAAATTGATGTCCGTCCCTTTTACGAGTCTTTCCCCACGATTCGCGACCCTAGAAATATTGGCAAAGGGATAGAGTTTCTTCACCGTTACCTATCGAGCCAGCTATTTGCCAATAGTAAAGCAGGGCGAGATAACGTCCCTTCGCAGCAGTGGTTAGAGGCTTTTCTGGACATACTGCAACACTCAGAGTATGAGGGAACACCGTTGATGATTAACGAGCGGATTAACTCAACCGCTCAGTTGTCTCAACAAGTCAAACGAGCCTTAACCGTTGTGGGTGAATGCCCAGCAGATGAGCCTTACGAACAGTTTCGCGCAAAACTCCACATGTTGGGCTTTGAACCCGGATGGGGCAACACGGCCGGTCGGGTGCGGGAAACGCTTGAACTGCTCGATCGCCTCATTGACTCGCCAGATCATGGCGTATTGGACGCCTTTATTTCCCACATTCCACTCGTCTTTCGTATTGTCCTGGTTGCCATCCACGGTTGGGTGAATCAAGAGGATAGCTTAGGTCGTCCTCTAACCGCCAGTCAGGTGGTTTATGTGCTCAATCAAGCTCGGAGTTTAGAACAGCAGCTCCAAGAAGATATTAAGTTAGCCGGGTTAGATGTAGTGGGTGTTCAGCCCAAGGTGATTATTCTCACACGTCTGATTCCCAATAGTGAAGGAACTAAATCACACGAACGTCTAGAAAAAATTCAGGGTACCGAAAATGCCTGGATTTTGCGAGTTCCCTTCCCCGAATGTAATCCCAATGTGACTCAAAACCGAATTTCTCGGTTTGAGCTTTGGCCTTACCTGGAATCTTTTGCCCAGAAGGCTGAAACAGAACTCTTGGCAGAATTTAAGGGGCGTCCTAACCTAATCGTTGGCAATTATTCGGATGGCAATCTCGTCGCCTTTCTGCTAGCCCGACGCTTTAAAGTCACCCAGTGCAGTATTGCTCACGTTTTGGAAAAGCCGAGATATCTCTTCAGTAACCTTTACTGGAAAGACCTAGAAGAAGAGTATCACTTTTCGCTGCAATTCACTGCCGATTTGATCGGAATGAATGCTGCTGATTTCATCATTACCAGCACGTATCAAGAAATTGTGGGGACACCCGAACAGTGGGGACAATATGAGTCTTACAAGTACTTCACCATGCCCAATCTCTATCATGTGGTTGATGGCATCGATTTGTTCAGCCCCAAATTTAATGTAGTGCCGCCTGGAGTGAATGAAAGCGTTTTCTTCCCTTATACCCAAAGTTCAGAGCGAGTTTCCAGCGAAACCGAACGAATTAAAGCATTGCTCTTTACTCACGAAGATTCGCAGATCATAGGTCACCTTGACGACACGAGCAAGCGACCACTTTTGGCTCTCGCGCCCCTCTACCCCAGCAAAAACCTCACGGGTTTGGTGGAATGTTTTGGTCAAAATCCAGCATTACAGGAGCGCTGCAACCTGATATTGGGAACGGGCAAAGTGCGTCCTGATGAGGCTAAAGACTCCGAAGAAAGAGGTGAAATCGAAAAGCTCCAGCAGCTCATCGACCAATACAATCTTCACGGTAAAGTCCGCTGGCTAGGACTGCGCTTCACCACACCAGATAGCGGTGAAGTCTACCGTGCGATCGCTGATTGTGGTGGGATTTTTATTCATCCAGCTCGCTTTGAAGCCTTCGGCCTGTCAATTTTGGAGGCGATGGTTTCGGGTTTACCCACTTTTGCAACTCAATTTGGTGGCCCTTTAGAAATCATTCAGGAGGGACAATGTGGTTTTCATATCAATTCGACTGACCTAGCAGGAATGGCTGAAAAACTTCTGCAATTTATTGAGCGATGCGACCAAGAACCCAACTACTGGAATGAAATTTCTCAACGTGCCATTAAGCGAGTTCGGGACAAATATACCTGGAAAAACCACACCAAACAACTGCTTGGCTTAGCTAAAATCTACGGCTTTTGGAATTATGCTTCTGTTGAAAATCGGGAAGCACTCCTTCGCTATATGGAAGCCCTATTTTATCTCTGCTACAAGCCGAGAGCTGAGCAATTGTTACAGAAACACATGCAACAGTAG
- the map gene encoding type I methionyl aminopeptidase, with translation MKKIFSNLLFKSSTPPTPKKKRRGIEIKSDHEIEIMRQAAKIVATVLQEIAQRVEPGMTTADLDAYAEKRIREMGATPSFKGYHGFPASICSSINNEVVHGIPNRKKVIHTGDVLKVDTGAYYQGFHGDSCITLAIGEVTPEAAQLIRVAQETLYKGIEQVKAGAYLLDIAGAIEDHVKAHGFNVVEDFTGHGVGRNLHEEPAVFNYRTRELPNVKLKAGMTLAIEPILNAGSKFTRILSDRWTAVTLDNSLSAQFEHTVLVTEDGYEILTDRTKI, from the coding sequence ATGAAGAAAATTTTTAGCAATTTACTGTTCAAATCCTCTACCCCTCCCACGCCTAAGAAAAAACGCCGGGGTATAGAAATCAAGTCTGACCATGAGATTGAAATCATGCGACAGGCCGCTAAAATTGTGGCAACGGTACTCCAAGAAATTGCTCAGAGGGTGGAACCGGGAATGACCACCGCTGACTTAGATGCCTATGCCGAAAAGCGCATTCGTGAAATGGGAGCAACACCGAGCTTCAAAGGATATCATGGGTTTCCGGCTTCCATCTGCTCCAGTATTAACAACGAAGTAGTGCATGGTATTCCTAATCGCAAGAAGGTCATTCATACCGGAGATGTCCTGAAAGTAGACACGGGTGCTTACTACCAAGGCTTTCATGGTGACTCTTGCATTACCCTAGCGATTGGGGAAGTGACACCAGAAGCGGCTCAATTAATTCGGGTGGCACAAGAAACGCTCTATAAAGGAATTGAACAAGTTAAGGCCGGAGCTTACTTACTCGACATCGCGGGGGCAATTGAAGACCATGTGAAAGCTCATGGCTTTAATGTGGTAGAAGATTTTACCGGTCACGGCGTCGGGCGAAATCTACACGAAGAGCCTGCCGTTTTTAATTACCGTACCCGTGAACTGCCGAATGTTAAGCTCAAAGCGGGAATGACGTTAGCGATCGAGCCGATTTTAAATGCTGGCTCCAAGTTCACTCGCATTCTATCTGACCGTTGGACAGCCGTCACCCTGGACAATTCTCTATCCGCTCAGTTTGAGCATACGGTCTTAGTGACCGAGGATGGCTATGAAATTTTAACAGATCGCACGAAAATCTAG